A genome region from Pseudomonas sp. N3-W includes the following:
- a CDS encoding MFS transporter, whose protein sequence is MSAVDTSVASWKELLEGNNALRSIALAGGVSMQAINVYMVTTILPTVIQDIGGLAYYAWSTTLFVVASIVGSALAAKLIEALGPRHSYLMALAVFSAGSMVCALASSMPVLLAGRSVQGFGGGILIALSYALIRVVFEERLWPRAMALISGMWGLATLSGPAIGGVFAESGHWRWAFWFLLPIALLLALIVIGQFEARTRNNSTSTRLPLATIGLLVTSVMAISLASLSREWLWSLIGVASGLGLGALIAWRDNRALVKLLPTGAYSLTKPLGRLYAIMTLLIVAITCEIFVPYFLQLIHGLSPLSAGYLTAAMAGGWTIGSLFSAGKTGSGVERLSRLGPPLVCLALSALAVMTPLESLFETTLGAGLYILALAAVGLGIGLGWPHLLTRVFIAAEPGEETLASSSITTVQLYASALAAALAGVIVNGAGLLEPGGVVGAQQAAVWLFGVSGVAPLLAMLLMARK, encoded by the coding sequence ATGAGTGCAGTAGACACATCTGTCGCTTCATGGAAAGAGTTGCTGGAAGGAAATAACGCCTTGCGCTCTATTGCCCTCGCTGGTGGAGTATCAATGCAAGCCATCAACGTCTACATGGTGACGACTATACTACCAACGGTTATCCAAGACATTGGTGGCCTAGCGTACTATGCGTGGAGCACCACTTTGTTTGTGGTGGCTTCGATCGTTGGTTCGGCACTGGCCGCCAAGCTTATTGAAGCCCTAGGCCCCCGTCACTCCTATTTGATGGCACTTGCGGTGTTCAGTGCTGGCTCGATGGTATGCGCATTGGCGTCTTCGATGCCAGTATTGTTGGCTGGCCGAAGTGTTCAGGGCTTTGGCGGTGGCATCCTTATCGCTCTCAGTTACGCTCTGATACGCGTTGTATTCGAGGAGCGTTTGTGGCCCAGAGCTATGGCACTAATCTCTGGTATGTGGGGGCTTGCCACATTGTCCGGACCTGCCATCGGAGGCGTGTTTGCCGAAAGCGGCCACTGGCGCTGGGCGTTCTGGTTCCTGCTGCCGATAGCTTTGCTGCTGGCTTTGATCGTGATCGGTCAGTTCGAAGCACGCACCCGTAATAATTCAACCTCGACACGACTACCCTTAGCCACAATTGGCTTGCTGGTTACCTCCGTTATGGCTATTTCCCTGGCCAGCTTGTCTCGAGAGTGGTTGTGGAGCCTTATCGGAGTTGCTAGTGGCTTGGGCCTTGGTGCTTTGATCGCCTGGCGTGACAACCGCGCCTTGGTGAAGCTTCTGCCTACTGGTGCCTACTCTCTGACTAAACCTCTGGGACGGCTCTACGCAATTATGACTCTGTTGATTGTGGCCATTACTTGCGAGATATTCGTGCCTTACTTTCTACAGCTCATTCATGGACTTTCACCGTTGAGCGCAGGCTACCTGACTGCCGCTATGGCTGGCGGTTGGACTATCGGCTCACTGTTCAGTGCTGGAAAAACGGGTTCAGGAGTGGAACGGCTATCTCGCTTGGGACCGCCATTAGTGTGCCTAGCCTTGTCGGCATTGGCGGTGATGACGCCACTTGAGTCGCTGTTTGAGACCACGTTGGGGGCAGGCTTGTATATCCTCGCGTTGGCGGCTGTTGGCCTGGGTATTGGGTTGGGCTGGCCGCATTTGCTGACCCGAGTTTTCATTGCTGCGGAACCAGGAGAAGAAACCCTCGCATCCTCGTCGATTACTACCGTCCAGTTGTATGCTTCGGCGTTAGCGGCTGCTCTGGCTGGAGTAATTGTCAATGGGGCTGGACTGCTTGAGCCTGGAGGTGTGGTCGGTGCGCAACAAGCAGCAGTTTGGTTGTTTGGTGTGTCTGGTGTGGCGCCGTTGTTGGCGATGCTGCTGATGGCTCGTAAGTAG
- a CDS encoding dTMP kinase — protein sequence MNRPLFVSLDGPKGTGKTTLLEAVTKVLRADNKKVIRLCEKKSDPYRGETMTLVNKLVRNPTRDLELGVCERFADSRTWISQHVLAKQPPGSIILIDRWYPSDAAFRRIVPFAEILQLNIDRNVRVPDLHVGVVTAPDISWARAAARRRGLSSTVIHRLEEHVACTQAFEQAIADHGWVLCRNEGTIEDATMQVISEIYRVLVSLQALPSSEADSVFISGSP from the coding sequence ATGAATCGTCCGCTGTTTGTTTCTCTAGATGGGCCCAAGGGAACCGGCAAAACCACACTGTTGGAGGCCGTTACGAAAGTACTGAGGGCAGACAACAAAAAGGTGATCCGACTTTGCGAGAAAAAAAGCGATCCCTACAGAGGGGAAACAATGACCCTCGTTAACAAGCTCGTCAGAAATCCCACCCGGGATTTGGAGTTGGGGGTTTGTGAGCGCTTTGCTGATAGCCGTACCTGGATTTCCCAGCACGTGTTGGCTAAACAGCCACCAGGCAGCATCATCTTGATCGATCGCTGGTACCCGTCTGATGCCGCGTTTCGCCGGATAGTCCCGTTTGCAGAGATTCTACAGTTGAACATTGATCGAAACGTGCGAGTGCCGGACCTGCATGTCGGGGTTGTCACTGCCCCTGATATTTCATGGGCGAGGGCAGCGGCACGACGGCGTGGGCTGAGCAGTACGGTGATCCATAGGCTGGAAGAACATGTCGCTTGTACCCAGGCGTTCGAGCAAGCGATTGCGGATCACGGCTGGGTTTTATGCCGTAATGAAGGAACGATCGAAGACGCAACGATGCAGGTGATTTCTGAGATCTATAGAGTCCTTGTGAGCCTACAAGCCTTGCCATCGTCTGAAGCTGACAGCGTGTTTATTTCAGGCTCACCATGA
- a CDS encoding pentapeptide repeat-containing protein, whose translation MQTTDSYFNVDQDDAEGCKLADLIASHAGPISFNGVDFSGQNLARLDLHGARFERCLFASCDFTAAKLETTQWLNCRAAQAVFVSATLTDAKFLRCDLNNSKWSRSKLSHAYFEGCKLTGASFADVSSLGLNFNDCVLRSACLSGISFYKTELNNLDFAEADLSHCDFRKAIFVNGGSLSLARVNDARFDQADLREASLDGLRLVDAKLFKGAIISRYQASMLLSGLGLTVL comes from the coding sequence ATGCAAACTACCGATAGTTATTTTAATGTAGATCAAGACGATGCAGAAGGATGCAAATTGGCCGATCTGATCGCTTCTCATGCTGGACCGATTTCTTTCAACGGCGTAGATTTCTCCGGACAAAATCTGGCTCGGCTCGACTTACACGGAGCACGCTTCGAGCGCTGTTTATTTGCCAGCTGTGATTTCACTGCAGCCAAGCTGGAAACTACTCAGTGGCTTAACTGCCGAGCGGCTCAGGCGGTATTTGTCTCGGCCACATTAACCGACGCGAAGTTTCTGCGCTGCGACCTCAATAATAGTAAATGGAGCCGTAGCAAGCTCTCTCATGCCTATTTTGAAGGTTGTAAGCTCACTGGGGCCAGTTTCGCCGACGTGTCTAGTCTTGGCCTCAACTTTAATGATTGTGTGCTGCGCAGTGCATGCCTCTCAGGCATTTCGTTTTACAAAACTGAGCTGAACAACCTCGATTTCGCCGAAGCGGATTTGAGCCACTGCGATTTTCGCAAGGCAATATTTGTTAACGGCGGCAGTCTATCATTGGCACGGGTTAATGATGCTCGGTTTGATCAGGCTGATTTACGCGAGGCAAGCCTTGATGGTCTGCGTTTGGTTGACGCTAAATTGTTCAAGGGAGCGATCATCTCCAGATATCAGGCCTCAATGTTACTATCGGGGCTCGGTTTAACTGTGCTCTGA
- a CDS encoding GyrI-like domain-containing protein yields MSDMSTNFAYTKRFNAVLAYIDENLEGDLSVNALSHVANFSAFHFHRQFTAFVGVPVSRYVQLMRLRRAAHRLAALADHSVLEAALGAAFESPEAFCRAFRRAFGMTPSAFRKEPNWQVWNAVFAIPHFSRTIIMQIRIVQFPEVRVAAFEHCGPTGLVNESVGKFIEWRKQSGQSPVASSRSFGIPYGNPDTTPAQAFRFAICGEIHEAVAPNEFGVRETVIPGGRYVVVRHVGSPDHIGETIYPIYRDWLPASGEELRDQPLFFHYLSIYPETPQDHWQTDVYVPLQ; encoded by the coding sequence GTGTCTGACATGTCGACCAACTTCGCTTACACAAAACGCTTCAACGCCGTTCTCGCCTACATTGATGAGAATCTCGAAGGTGATCTGTCGGTGAATGCGTTGAGCCATGTGGCGAACTTTTCGGCATTTCATTTCCATCGACAATTCACCGCGTTCGTAGGCGTGCCTGTTTCACGTTATGTGCAACTGATGCGATTACGACGCGCGGCGCATCGCCTGGCCGCCCTCGCTGATCACTCGGTACTGGAGGCCGCCCTCGGTGCCGCCTTCGAAAGTCCGGAGGCATTTTGCAGGGCGTTCAGGCGGGCGTTCGGTATGACGCCGAGTGCGTTCAGGAAAGAGCCGAACTGGCAGGTCTGGAATGCGGTGTTCGCAATCCCTCATTTTTCCAGGACTATCATCATGCAAATACGAATCGTGCAATTCCCTGAAGTCAGGGTCGCAGCATTTGAACACTGCGGGCCCACAGGGCTCGTCAATGAGAGCGTGGGCAAGTTCATCGAGTGGCGTAAGCAGAGCGGACAGTCGCCGGTGGCTTCGAGTCGCAGCTTTGGCATTCCCTATGGCAACCCCGATACGACACCTGCGCAAGCATTCCGCTTCGCAATCTGCGGCGAGATTCACGAGGCCGTGGCGCCGAATGAGTTCGGCGTGCGCGAAACCGTCATTCCCGGCGGTCGCTACGTCGTGGTGCGACATGTGGGGTCGCCGGATCACATCGGCGAAACGATCTATCCGATTTACCGCGATTGGCTTCCTGCCAGTGGAGAGGAACTTCGTGACCAGCCGCTGTTCTTCCATTACCTGAGCATCTATCCCGAGACACCGCAGGATCACTGGCAAACTGATGTGTATGTTCCGCTGCAATAG
- a CDS encoding phytanoyl-CoA dioxygenase family protein, with translation MPGSHKWDYERCPMPEDTVDAEMDAGSALLFIGSTYHGGGTNATDKPRTGLTRALDLGNVRQEENQYLSVPFDTLKQLSSEVQRLLVWDAGDNYMGRVETGGREDGQPTYFPTG, from the coding sequence ATTCCCGGTAGCCACAAATGGGACTACGAGCGTTGCCCCATGCCTGAAGATACTGTCGATGCTGAGATGGATGCTGGTTCCGCTTTGTTGTTTATTGGCTCGACTTATCACGGAGGTGGCACCAACGCCACTGATAAGCCCCGTACTGGATTAACCAGAGCCCTCGACCTGGGCAATGTCCGTCAGGAAGAAAACCAGTACTTGTCGGTACCGTTTGACACGCTCAAGCAGTTGTCCAGCGAAGTCCAACGCCTATTGGTGTGGGATGCGGGTGACAACTACATGGGACGGGTCGAGACGGGGGGAAGGGAAGATGGTCAGCCCACATACTTTCCTACAGGCTGA